The Streptomyces aurantiacus genome includes a region encoding these proteins:
- a CDS encoding peptidase inhibitor family I36 protein, with protein sequence MRKRVLSALAGAAALAGVMSIAPTASAEANPPGCPKGYFCAYSEPDQRGTLLMKTAGDWSGEIHSVGSVFNNGYVYPGGDHIDLVYGYTTSVRRICLHYNPGPGEYKANIIYATIGSVKWRGEC encoded by the coding sequence GTGCGCAAGCGCGTTCTGAGTGCGCTGGCCGGAGCAGCCGCCCTCGCAGGAGTGATGAGCATCGCCCCGACGGCCTCCGCCGAGGCCAACCCGCCCGGCTGCCCGAAGGGATACTTCTGCGCCTACTCCGAACCGGACCAACGCGGCACCCTGCTGATGAAGACCGCCGGCGACTGGTCGGGCGAGATCCACAGCGTCGGTTCCGTGTTCAACAACGGCTATGTGTATCCCGGGGGAGACCACATCGACCTGGTGTACGGCTACACCACGTCGGTCCGTCGCATCTGCCTGCACTACAACCCGGGTCCCGGCGAGTACAAGGCGAACATCATCTACGCGACGATCGGCAGCGTGAAGTGGCGGGGTGAGTGCTGA
- a CDS encoding STAS domain-containing protein has protein sequence MSTQTHRLTISEITDCEHCAVLRVSGELDQSCEDYFLGTLAASVDAGHQHLVLDVTALVFCDSRGLNCLLAIRWLLKRRDGMLILAGAGRRLKELLVQTGSTDLLPVRRTVGMALLDLPAAHRPTWPPTPDRDENASKE, from the coding sequence ATGTCCACGCAGACCCACCGCCTGACCATCAGCGAGATCACGGACTGCGAGCACTGCGCTGTGCTGCGGGTCAGCGGCGAACTCGACCAGAGTTGTGAGGACTACTTCCTGGGCACCCTCGCCGCCAGTGTCGATGCCGGACATCAGCACCTGGTGCTCGATGTGACCGCCCTCGTCTTCTGCGACTCCCGCGGGCTGAACTGCCTGCTCGCGATCCGGTGGCTGCTGAAACGCCGGGACGGCATGCTCATTCTGGCCGGGGCGGGACGCCGGCTCAAGGAGCTGCTGGTGCAGACGGGCAGCACGGATCTGTTGCCCGTCCGGCGGACGGTCGGCATGGCTCTGCTGGACCTGCCCGCGGCCCACCGCCCCACCTGGCCTCCCACTCCCGACCGCGACGAGAACGCGAGCAAGGAGTGA
- a CDS encoding class I SAM-dependent methyltransferase, translating into MDITRRNDDEQAARWNGPAGHAWVESQAVLDELFRPFEDLLVEAVVAEHGSQVLDVGCGTGSTTLAVARRTGARGRCVGVDVSEPMVTAARARADREGAQASFVLADAEDHAFEPASFDMVISRFGVMFFKDSVRAFANLRRAARDGAKLRFITWRAPAENPFMTTAERAAAPFMPSLPARRPDEPGQFAFADPDRVRGILEESGWTGGDLRPVDVPCVLPESELVRYFTRLGPLGLVLREADESTRERVVATVRAAFDPYVHGAEVRFTAACWTVGAQA; encoded by the coding sequence ATGGACATCACGCGCAGGAACGACGACGAGCAGGCGGCCCGCTGGAACGGTCCCGCCGGCCATGCCTGGGTCGAGTCGCAGGCCGTACTGGACGAACTGTTCAGGCCCTTCGAGGACCTGCTGGTCGAGGCTGTCGTCGCCGAGCACGGGAGCCAGGTGCTCGACGTCGGCTGCGGCACCGGCAGCACCACGCTCGCCGTCGCGCGGCGAACAGGCGCGCGAGGGCGCTGTGTCGGCGTCGATGTGTCCGAGCCGATGGTCACCGCTGCCCGGGCGCGCGCCGATCGGGAGGGCGCACAGGCCTCCTTCGTTCTCGCCGACGCCGAGGACCACGCGTTCGAGCCCGCAAGCTTCGACATGGTGATCTCGCGCTTCGGTGTCATGTTCTTCAAGGACTCCGTCCGGGCCTTCGCCAACCTGCGGCGGGCGGCGCGGGACGGTGCCAAGCTCAGGTTCATCACGTGGCGCGCCCCTGCGGAGAATCCGTTCATGACGACGGCCGAACGCGCCGCGGCGCCCTTCATGCCGAGTCTTCCCGCCCGCCGCCCGGACGAGCCGGGCCAGTTCGCGTTCGCCGATCCGGACCGGGTCCGCGGCATCCTGGAGGAGAGCGGCTGGACCGGGGGCGACCTGCGGCCGGTCGACGTGCCGTGCGTTCTGCCCGAGAGCGAGCTGGTGCGGTACTTCACACGGCTCGGCCCGCTCGGCCTGGTCCTGCGCGAGGCGGACGAGTCCACCCGTGAACGTGTCGTCGCAACGGTCCGCGCCGCGTTCGACCCGTATGTGCACGGTGCGGAGGTCCGCTTCACGGCGGCCTGCTGGACTGTCGGCGCCCAGGCATAG
- a CDS encoding helix-turn-helix domain-containing protein, with protein MTELDIAEVAHRAGVPASTLRYYEEKGLISPVGRRGLRRQYDPGVLERLALIALGRTAGFSLDEIAGMFAPDGQPRIDRQLLVARADELDRTIHELGVLRDSLRHAAACPAPSHAECSTFRRLLRAAAAGTVGPARKRAPQPP; from the coding sequence ATGACAGAGCTGGACATCGCCGAGGTGGCACACCGCGCCGGGGTTCCCGCCTCGACGCTGCGGTACTACGAGGAGAAGGGCCTGATCAGCCCGGTCGGCAGACGGGGCCTGCGCCGCCAGTACGACCCCGGTGTGCTGGAGCGCCTGGCGCTGATCGCGTTGGGGCGCACAGCCGGGTTCTCGCTCGACGAGATCGCCGGCATGTTCGCGCCGGACGGACAGCCGCGCATCGACCGGCAGTTGCTGGTCGCCAGGGCGGACGAGCTGGACCGGACGATCCACGAGCTCGGCGTCCTGCGTGACTCCCTGAGGCACGCCGCGGCCTGCCCCGCTCCGAGCCACGCCGAGTGCTCCACCTTCCGCCGTCTCCTCAGGGCCGCCGCGGCCGGCACCGTCGGACCGGCGCGCAAGAGAGCCCCGCAGCCGCCGTGA
- a CDS encoding hydroxysqualene dehydroxylase has protein sequence MSGTTRRGFLGTAAAAGGVALGSPQQAAAAQDAAAPQTVAVLGGGVAGLTAAHELAERGFRVTVYERKALGGKARSMDVPDSATGGRDPLPGEHGFRFIPGIYHNLPDTMRRIPFPGNPGGVHDNLVAPKEMLFARSGGREDIRIPLPWPGSTPAELTPDEIRRALTAVLDTAFNLPLHEALYFANRFLVFLTSCDERRDEVWERMPWWEFVRAGRMSYDYQRILAVGITRNIVATKAEEASTRTVATLLEAFAFNVLGRGADGPLDRILNAPTNEAWIDPWVTYLRSLGVEFEVGWTVQNLPMDAGRIAGAVMEGPGGVRRTVAADHYVSAMPVEHARRTWNAAVRAADPQLAECDLLETDWMTGIQFYLTERTPILHGHLDLIDSPWSLTAIAQAQHWPGHDFPADFGDGTVADCLSVDVSEWDRPGILYGKTAKQCTRAEVAREVWAQLKAALNDSGRTVLKDSVLHSWFLDPAVDGLGTPNPVNDEQLLIHPTGTFHHRPRSTTKIPNLFLAGDYVAVPIDLATMEGANTSARQAVNALLDQAGSDAERCTVTPLYRAPEFEALKRHDRTRYRLRLPNLFDVG, from the coding sequence ATGAGCGGCACCACACGCAGAGGTTTCCTGGGCACGGCCGCGGCCGCCGGCGGGGTCGCCCTCGGAAGCCCCCAGCAGGCCGCGGCGGCTCAGGACGCAGCCGCCCCGCAGACCGTGGCCGTACTGGGCGGGGGTGTCGCCGGGCTCACGGCCGCGCACGAACTCGCCGAACGCGGCTTCCGCGTCACCGTCTACGAGCGCAAGGCACTGGGCGGCAAGGCCCGCAGCATGGACGTACCGGACAGCGCCACGGGCGGCCGCGACCCCCTGCCCGGGGAGCACGGTTTCCGCTTCATCCCGGGCATCTATCACAACCTGCCCGACACCATGCGGCGCATCCCCTTCCCCGGCAACCCGGGCGGCGTCCACGACAACCTCGTCGCCCCCAAGGAGATGCTGTTCGCCCGCTCCGGCGGCCGCGAGGACATCCGCATCCCGCTGCCCTGGCCCGGCAGCACACCGGCCGAACTGACCCCGGACGAGATCCGCCGCGCCCTGACCGCGGTCCTGGACACCGCCTTCAACCTGCCCCTCCACGAGGCCCTCTACTTCGCCAACCGCTTCCTCGTCTTCCTCACCAGCTGCGACGAACGCCGCGACGAGGTCTGGGAGCGGATGCCGTGGTGGGAGTTCGTACGGGCCGGCCGGATGTCGTACGACTACCAGCGCATCCTCGCCGTCGGCATCACCCGCAACATCGTGGCCACCAAGGCGGAGGAGGCCAGCACCCGCACGGTGGCCACCCTGCTGGAGGCCTTCGCGTTCAACGTGCTCGGACGGGGCGCGGACGGTCCGCTGGACCGGATCCTCAACGCGCCCACCAACGAGGCCTGGATCGACCCCTGGGTGACGTATCTCAGGTCGCTCGGCGTCGAGTTCGAAGTCGGCTGGACCGTACAGAACCTGCCCATGGACGCGGGCCGCATCGCCGGGGCCGTCATGGAGGGCCCCGGCGGGGTCCGCCGAACCGTCGCAGCCGACCACTATGTCTCCGCCATGCCGGTCGAGCACGCCCGCCGCACCTGGAACGCCGCCGTACGGGCCGCCGATCCCCAACTCGCCGAGTGCGACCTGCTGGAGACGGACTGGATGACCGGCATCCAGTTCTACCTGACCGAACGCACGCCGATCCTGCACGGCCATCTCGACCTCATCGACTCTCCCTGGTCCCTGACCGCCATCGCCCAGGCCCAGCACTGGCCGGGCCACGACTTCCCCGCCGACTTCGGCGACGGCACGGTCGCGGACTGCCTGTCGGTGGACGTCTCCGAATGGGACCGGCCGGGCATCCTCTATGGCAAGACGGCCAAGCAGTGCACGCGTGCCGAAGTCGCCCGCGAGGTCTGGGCGCAGTTGAAGGCGGCACTGAACGACAGCGGGCGTACGGTACTCAAGGACTCCGTGCTGCACTCCTGGTTCCTCGACCCGGCCGTGGACGGACTGGGCACCCCGAACCCGGTCAACGACGAACAGTTGCTCATCCACCCGACGGGGACCTTCCACCACCGCCCCCGGTCAACCACGAAGATCCCGAACCTCTTCCTGGCCGGCGACTACGTGGCCGTCCCCATCGATCTGGCCACCATGGAGGGCGCCAACACCTCGGCCCGGCAGGCCGTCAACGCCCTGCTGGACCAGGCCGGTTCGGATGCCGAGCGATGCACCGTCACCCCGCTGTACCGGGCCCCCGAGTTCGAGGCCCTCAAACGCCACGACCGCACCCGCTACCGCCTCCGGCTGCCGAACCTCTTCGATGTCGGATGA
- a CDS encoding pectate lyase family protein, with translation MRSSLRVPRAVPVLLLALLLGATAVPAGSGSAAAGTSAPLAEANPTGFAAVDALGQNGTTGGAAGPTVTATTTQQFLEHIDTTGPLVIRVQGTIDITSKQGVRPNKTIIGVGSSAVINGGGLDFYRSYNVIVRNIRFTAAEDDAVNVGQESHHIWIDHNEFVAPLDGAIDVVRGSQYVTVSWNWFNKTDKSMLLGHSDGNGSQDAGKLKVSIHHNFFDGSRQRHPRVRFGEPVHVYNNYFKGNALYGVASTMNAGVLVEGNHFESAPHPCYSASGYDASGPGRLVQRNNVFTGSGPCETNGTVVEPRTYYPYTLDPAADVPSLVRAGAGVGKLGT, from the coding sequence ATGAGGTCGTCTTTACGCGTCCCGCGCGCTGTTCCCGTACTCCTGCTCGCCCTGCTGCTCGGCGCCACGGCAGTCCCGGCCGGCAGCGGCAGCGCCGCCGCCGGGACGTCGGCACCCCTCGCGGAGGCGAACCCCACCGGCTTCGCCGCGGTCGACGCACTCGGCCAGAACGGCACCACCGGCGGAGCCGCAGGGCCGACCGTGACCGCCACCACCACCCAGCAGTTCCTCGAACACATCGACACCACAGGCCCGCTGGTCATCCGGGTCCAGGGCACCATCGACATCACCAGCAAGCAGGGTGTGCGCCCGAACAAGACCATCATCGGAGTCGGTTCCTCGGCCGTCATCAACGGCGGCGGACTGGACTTCTACCGTTCCTACAACGTCATCGTGCGGAACATCAGGTTCACGGCCGCCGAGGACGATGCCGTGAACGTGGGCCAGGAGTCGCACCACATCTGGATCGACCACAACGAGTTCGTCGCGCCCCTCGACGGGGCGATCGACGTCGTCCGCGGTTCCCAGTACGTCACCGTGTCGTGGAACTGGTTCAACAAGACCGACAAGAGCATGCTCCTCGGGCACTCGGACGGCAACGGCAGCCAGGACGCGGGGAAGTTGAAGGTCTCCATCCACCACAACTTCTTCGACGGCTCCCGGCAGCGGCATCCACGGGTGCGGTTCGGTGAACCGGTGCACGTCTACAACAACTACTTCAAGGGGAACGCCCTGTACGGCGTCGCGTCCACCATGAACGCGGGCGTCCTGGTCGAGGGCAACCACTTCGAGAGCGCTCCCCACCCCTGCTACTCCGCCAGTGGGTACGACGCGTCCGGCCCCGGCCGGCTGGTGCAGCGCAACAACGTCTTCACCGGCTCCGGTCCGTGCGAGACCAACGGCACGGTCGTCGAACCGCGCACCTACTACCCGTACACGCTGGACCCGGCGGCCGACGTCCCCTCGCTCGTACGGGCCGGAGCGGGCGTCGGAAAGCTCGGCACCTGA